From a region of the Methanolinea sp. genome:
- a CDS encoding PKD domain-containing protein, with amino-acid sequence MSSESKNHTEIRGQAIICFLIAALAFVPAIAGADTYIYGPTVIDSPGTYVLMSDVLNYNGTVYYNGTEYWEPCFKILASDVVLDGNGHTITGVVNSSRTDYYLSLGYVPDQNCIMVNPGLERVHVKNFRILGEFDVGIDYYPVVDGLIENNELSDNAYGIFTWNTNNVDIIGNTATGNRFEGIFCQGYFDGKIQGNTANNNDIGIYLLLCNQNTIDNNTANSNKIDGINDDGGSGNIFSRNTANLNAHHGINLTYCHDSTVRKNTADSNGNNGIFLWNTPPYAQWNGITVDDNHAWRNGWDGINLTNSSHNVVSSNSVEENNIAGISLNDFDLGEGDENLPWDTTENLVDSNEAHHNGMYGIISRGASKNTYRDNHVSYNPIGIDIGEVNLVSAFLLSDVNRLEGNVVHNNEITGIYVHGHDYVRITSQNVLTGNKVAENDRMGIHLAYANAHTVKDNVIYGNGEVGMQVNASAYNNIFNNCFNNTYNVAFGDMIFQNTWNVLKQPGPNIVGGMYISGNYWAEPDGTGHSQVTGPNDDEFCNLSLYLASLNVDNFPLWNPLVASFTTNPSTPGGEVPFTVYFTDTSLGNPTCWFWDFGDGDTSTLQNPSHTYTSDGTYAVTFTASRCPVAECASTSLNTTVVHVGPQADFTATPLVGPAPLTVTFTDTSTVTGTTYHWDFGDSGTSAEQNPVHKYMNPGLYTVSLTVTGTFGSDTETKVNYIDVRTPLGPVADFTASPQSGTVPLAVNFIDMSSGDCTDWAWDFGDGLTSDERNPVHTYTVAGDYTVELTVTNTGGSASKTMVIHAMVPEPIADFIATPRSGYYPLEVSFIDRSYGTTPDTEYYWTFGDGGSSHERDPFHVYSSEGSYDVHLWVTNPNPANPAFAKSDDIPKNSYIVVSADPIPVASILPHDWWLLMGDMPFTIDFQGVSTYTPTTWLWTFGDGTSANQQDVSHTFTKPGVYDVTLRVFDEQGRGTQDTVVVVVRPVADFIADPDSGDAPLTVQFTDTSSGNPDEFYWNFYGGFWPESTEQDPEYTYQFWGTKYVSHWVRANGVWSTVIWKAIPVGDTPAINAFPTSGQVPLEVNFEGIAGGYPVDWLWEFGDGHYQHGQTASHTYENTGIYTVKLTAYYNIHDPVSTTVVIEVRPDADFIATPDTGHSPLTVQFTDTSLGTIADYYWQASDGWTSTAKNPSHAFIQSGYYYVFLTVETPEGLTDTTMQVVKVFPDADFTWYPSQGGEPLTVQFVDTSLGGGFKSVWDFGDGTTATFWDSPGRSAPVHVYEELGTYTVSLTRMGYDHLPDTETKVVNLLEQPPVAEFTGTPRTGSAPLVVDFTDLSSSVSPMTYYWEFGDGVTSTSKNPSHRYSTNGDYTVKLTVTNAGGSDSETKAAYIRVSDVLLPVADFTASPRDGIEDLTVQFRDTSINSPTSWSWNFGDGSTSNLQSPIHTYTTPGWYDVTLTVSNAQGQNSLTWNNCIYVRNIPPIALFNADPRTGDAPLTVQFTDESTGLGITSWQWNFGDGSTSTTQSPLYVYNTAGTYTVTLTVANDGGANTNVKTNYITVSPAPPANIIKLYPGWNFVSVPKRLASGHNTAFQVFGGVNLGGHAILLWDAQNGMWKQVMAGDTLQPLNGYWVYSVTRVDVPLTFDTVTPPAPYPKQLYAGWNAVGYAGTTSMSAHNFLTIMGGLDGNWGTLLGYHEGNNPDSPIIRDSNDGLPMYPTKGYWISMNNNDTLTVVV; translated from the coding sequence ATGTCATCTGAATCAAAAAACCATACGGAAATCCGGGGGCAGGCAATAATCTGCTTCCTGATCGCCGCCCTGGCATTCGTACCCGCGATAGCCGGTGCAGATACTTACATCTACGGACCTACGGTTATCGACTCACCCGGCACCTATGTCCTGATGAGTGACGTCCTCAACTACAACGGAACGGTGTACTACAATGGAACCGAGTACTGGGAACCCTGCTTCAAGATTCTTGCCTCTGACGTGGTGCTGGATGGAAATGGCCACACCATCACCGGTGTCGTGAACTCCTCACGGACCGATTACTATCTCAGTCTGGGCTATGTCCCCGATCAGAACTGTATCATGGTCAACCCGGGACTTGAACGGGTCCATGTCAAGAACTTCAGGATTCTTGGTGAATTTGACGTTGGCATAGATTATTATCCGGTCGTTGACGGCCTGATCGAGAACAACGAACTGAGTGACAATGCTTATGGTATTTTCACCTGGAACACAAACAACGTCGACATCATCGGGAATACCGCCACTGGCAACCGGTTTGAGGGTATCTTCTGCCAGGGCTACTTCGATGGCAAAATCCAGGGAAATACTGCAAATAACAATGACATCGGCATCTACCTCCTTTTATGTAATCAGAACACCATCGATAATAACACTGCAAATTCGAACAAAATCGATGGAATCAATGATGACGGCGGTTCAGGCAATATCTTCTCCCGGAATACTGCAAACCTGAACGCACACCATGGGATTAACCTGACATATTGTCACGACTCCACAGTCCGGAAAAACACTGCTGACAGCAATGGAAATAATGGTATTTTCCTCTGGAACACCCCTCCATATGCTCAATGGAATGGTATCACCGTTGACGATAACCACGCCTGGCGCAACGGGTGGGACGGGATCAACCTAACCAACTCATCACACAATGTTGTTTCTTCAAATTCGGTCGAAGAGAACAATATTGCCGGGATATCCCTGAACGATTTTGACTTAGGTGAAGGGGATGAAAATCTCCCATGGGATACCACGGAAAACCTTGTCGACAGCAATGAAGCTCACCACAACGGGATGTACGGTATTATCAGCCGTGGTGCATCGAAAAACACCTACCGGGACAACCATGTCAGCTACAACCCGATAGGAATAGACATCGGTGAAGTCAACCTTGTTTCGGCATTTTTACTAAGTGATGTGAACCGGCTGGAAGGGAACGTGGTGCACAATAACGAAATCACCGGTATATACGTGCATGGCCACGATTACGTGCGGATCACCTCACAAAACGTCCTGACCGGGAACAAGGTCGCAGAGAACGACCGGATGGGCATCCACCTCGCCTATGCGAATGCGCATACCGTGAAAGATAACGTGATCTACGGCAATGGCGAAGTCGGTATGCAGGTGAACGCCTCGGCCTATAACAACATTTTCAACAACTGCTTCAACAACACCTACAATGTTGCATTCGGAGACATGATATTCCAGAACACCTGGAATGTCCTGAAGCAACCGGGTCCAAATATCGTCGGCGGCATGTACATCAGCGGGAATTACTGGGCAGAGCCGGATGGAACCGGACATTCCCAGGTAACAGGACCGAATGATGACGAATTCTGCAACCTCTCACTCTACCTGGCATCCCTGAACGTCGATAACTTCCCGCTCTGGAACCCGCTTGTCGCATCCTTCACTACTAATCCATCTACACCTGGTGGAGAAGTTCCCTTCACGGTCTACTTCACCGATACTTCCCTTGGCAACCCAACCTGCTGGTTCTGGGACTTCGGTGACGGTGATACGTCCACCCTGCAGAATCCGTCACATACCTACACCTCTGATGGAACCTACGCTGTCACGTTTACCGCCTCCAGGTGTCCTGTGGCGGAATGCGCCAGTACAAGTTTGAACACCACAGTCGTTCATGTCGGTCCGCAGGCTGACTTCACCGCTACACCTCTTGTTGGACCTGCACCACTGACGGTTACCTTCACCGACACCTCAACCGTTACCGGTACTACGTATCACTGGGACTTTGGGGATTCGGGGACGTCCGCCGAGCAAAACCCAGTCCACAAGTACATGAACCCCGGGTTGTATACCGTCTCATTGACCGTCACCGGTACATTCGGCAGCGATACCGAGACGAAGGTGAACTATATCGATGTAAGGACACCGCTCGGGCCGGTGGCCGATTTCACGGCATCGCCGCAGTCCGGAACAGTTCCTCTCGCCGTGAACTTCATTGACATGTCGAGCGGCGATTGTACCGACTGGGCATGGGACTTTGGCGACGGACTCACATCGGACGAAAGGAACCCCGTCCATACCTATACCGTCGCAGGAGATTACACCGTGGAACTTACGGTGACCAATACCGGTGGCAGCGCTTCAAAGACCATGGTCATTCACGCCATGGTTCCGGAGCCTATCGCGGATTTCATTGCCACTCCAAGGAGCGGCTATTACCCGCTCGAAGTGTCATTCATCGACCGGAGCTACGGAACAACCCCGGATACCGAGTATTACTGGACCTTTGGTGATGGCGGATCATCACATGAACGCGATCCATTCCATGTTTATTCTTCGGAAGGCTCGTATGACGTCCATCTCTGGGTGACCAATCCCAACCCTGCAAATCCTGCATTTGCAAAATCGGATGACATACCAAAGAACAGTTATATCGTTGTATCAGCAGACCCAATCCCGGTGGCATCAATTCTTCCGCACGATTGGTGGCTGCTCATGGGAGACATGCCGTTTACCATCGATTTCCAGGGGGTATCAACCTATACACCCACAACCTGGCTCTGGACCTTTGGTGACGGGACATCTGCAAACCAGCAGGACGTCTCTCACACGTTTACCAAACCTGGAGTGTATGATGTAACCCTTCGCGTCTTCGATGAGCAGGGCAGAGGAACGCAGGATACAGTCGTCGTTGTGGTACGACCTGTTGCTGACTTCATAGCGGACCCTGATTCCGGAGATGCCCCCCTGACCGTCCAGTTCACCGATACGTCATCAGGCAACCCTGATGAGTTCTACTGGAATTTCTATGGTGGATTCTGGCCTGAGTCCACCGAGCAGGACCCTGAGTATACCTACCAGTTCTGGGGGACGAAGTATGTGAGCCACTGGGTCAGAGCCAACGGTGTCTGGAGCACGGTAATCTGGAAAGCCATACCGGTTGGCGATACTCCGGCAATCAATGCCTTCCCCACCAGCGGACAGGTCCCGCTCGAGGTCAACTTTGAAGGTATTGCCGGAGGATACCCGGTCGACTGGCTCTGGGAGTTCGGCGATGGACACTACCAGCACGGCCAGACGGCTTCCCATACCTATGAAAATACTGGTATCTACACCGTGAAACTCACTGCGTACTACAACATCCACGACCCGGTTTCCACGACCGTAGTCATAGAGGTCCGCCCGGATGCCGACTTCATCGCGACACCCGATACCGGACATTCTCCTCTGACCGTGCAGTTTACCGACACGTCATTGGGCACCATTGCTGACTATTACTGGCAGGCATCTGACGGATGGACTTCGACTGCTAAAAACCCAAGCCACGCGTTCATCCAGTCGGGATACTATTATGTATTCCTGACGGTGGAAACGCCCGAGGGCCTTACTGACACCACGATGCAGGTTGTGAAGGTCTTCCCTGATGCTGATTTCACCTGGTATCCCTCTCAAGGCGGAGAGCCGCTCACGGTCCAGTTCGTTGACACTTCGCTTGGAGGCGGATTCAAATCCGTCTGGGACTTTGGTGATGGAACAACTGCAACCTTCTGGGACAGCCCTGGCAGGTCTGCACCGGTACATGTCTACGAGGAACTCGGTACCTATACCGTTTCCCTGACCAGGATGGGCTATGATCATCTGCCGGATACAGAAACCAAAGTAGTGAACCTCCTGGAACAGCCCCCTGTCGCTGAATTTACCGGCACTCCACGGACAGGGTCAGCACCACTGGTTGTAGACTTCACTGACCTTTCATCCAGTGTAAGTCCGATGACCTACTACTGGGAGTTCGGTGACGGAGTCACTTCAACGTCAAAAAATCCAAGCCACAGGTACTCCACAAACGGTGACTACACCGTGAAACTGACGGTAACGAACGCCGGAGGGTCCGACTCGGAGACCAAAGCTGCATACATCAGGGTCTCGGATGTCCTGCTCCCGGTCGCTGACTTCACCGCTTCACCGCGTGACGGGATTGAAGATCTTACCGTGCAGTTCAGGGACACGTCCATCAACAGCCCCACATCATGGTCATGGAACTTTGGCGATGGAAGCACATCCAACCTCCAGAGCCCGATCCACACCTATACGACACCAGGTTGGTACGATGTCACCCTGACGGTCAGTAACGCCCAGGGCCAGAACTCGTTGACCTGGAACAACTGTATCTACGTCCGGAACATCCCGCCCATCGCATTGTTCAATGCAGATCCGCGGACCGGAGATGCCCCGCTAACGGTGCAGTTCACCGATGAATCAACCGGACTGGGAATTACCTCCTGGCAGTGGAACTTCGGTGACGGCAGTACCTCGACAACGCAGAGTCCGCTCTACGTTTACAACACCGCTGGTACCTACACCGTGACACTCACGGTTGCCAACGACGGAGGGGCTAACACAAACGTCAAGACCAACTATATTACCGTCTCGCCGGCACCTCCGGCCAACATCATCAAGCTGTATCCGGGGTGGAACTTCGTCTCGGTGCCGAAACGGCTGGCCAGTGGGCATAACACGGCATTCCAGGTCTTTGGCGGGGTGAACCTCGGCGGGCATGCAATCCTCCTCTGGGACGCCCAAAACGGGATGTGGAAACAGGTGATGGCCGGTGATACCCTCCAGCCGCTGAATGGCTACTGGGTCTACTCGGTTACCCGGGTTGATGTCCCGCTGACCTTCGACACCGTCACCCCGCCTGCCCCCTATCCGAAGCAGCTTTATGCCGGCTGGAACGCTGTTGGGTATGCAGGGACGACATCGATGTCTGCACACAACTTCCTGACCATCATGGGAGGCCTGGATGGGAACTGGGGCACCCTGCTCGGGTATCACGAAGGCAACAACCCCGATAGCCCCATCATCCGTGACAGCAACGATGGGTTGCCCATGTATCCGACCAAGGGCTACTGGATTAGCATGAACAATAACGACACCCTCACGGTGGTGGTATAG
- a CDS encoding DUF3821 domain-containing protein, whose protein sequence is MRQKHPIFIALGIIALIMLGIPGVAAVGLPLELYGSLTVNGAPAPVNTHVLAYIDGNARGFVDTEVAGRYGGSGDWDQKLLVFGEAGDVGHQVSFWVNVGGGHWAAQTTPFAQGTTRQLDLTVTYATPTPTPTPTPTPTPTIIPTPTPTPAPTPAPTITRIATGGDVFIGEEGLDIRTPMGGFTQVAHFRTDPLFPDKIITIPSSAQNSYFVDPVQYVGFVGNWYHWDGGTTRGQVAFNVVDPSIAIYVWDQNTGKDVSGKSIPVGNFGNFRIETNLYTITSRPGYGGQGFMTIKVQSPDGAVYTALYQSATQSIGLTSLAVNEPIWYWVVQNNPTKGWNTGYKDSSNARVYQSGQYRVWAESNVNGIKDNYKDAAGQNYIGKTVSVTKTVKLESKPLILTVNKPSLIRGDAFSVTVSGDPDTDYVVWIRYDCIRMSGEECDQPPTIAYNQEGVFRDSSLQFVCFECDGCIKHIYDVGADKPDPKDYFVRVRTDAEGMRTIDFLTNIDTAPDKTYTIAGLLITPEIFTKPQIPIETSVTVYRGQVTFNLYAYGSPTTSTYLGDKIWIRGTSTDPSGYVYLLMSGPCQDCVGGNLQGNTVRNNIPSTFTVVPVNSDNTWEYLWDTSNIQIDLGDYTIYAASKPNDVPLLEGIPCHECDPVGHSCAAWAKKPLKFLDPDISADVHPKVLKIICCSPPSITVSGQATGIRKDSCLECGPDCAEVAFWVFGEDKVAGHKYIFGIVDVDCPGGTFSFNLAKYFNTLMLEPGTYTVIVQHPMYNHKLDIIPDKWLNSWWCPHCGYDCGCGDCDCSICNRYHYSDCCDECCSNGLWTCCGVYTYDSNKEYVISASPVRWSKLFVIDGPDRKAGTAASQALIQGFNDPNIDDKIKVLTFKVESNTAVQADFSGSPTSGPAPLTVQFTDISTGAPTSWSWSFGDGVASSEKNPSHTYLSPGNYSVTLTVSNAYGSSSATKQNYITVTGVGPTPTPTPTPVPGSDRISLKGGWNFISTPRTLADGCNTAGAVFAGVDTAGRSVFLYDAQTGIWEAMTASSPVRPLDGIWIYSVGAKDVPLTFKSGGASTPPTKNVYLGWNAIGFSDVIPRSAQVTLGTVDDHPFKKWVQVIGWNAPAQSYESPIFNYYPHWTEQMQPTKGYWMFMNGDRAYYPWILASLSS, encoded by the coding sequence ATGAGACAGAAACATCCAATTTTCATTGCATTAGGGATCATCGCCCTCATCATGCTAGGGATTCCCGGCGTAGCTGCGGTGGGTCTCCCTCTGGAGTTGTATGGGAGCCTGACCGTAAACGGCGCTCCTGCACCGGTGAACACTCACGTTTTGGCCTACATCGACGGAAATGCACGTGGATTCGTGGACACTGAGGTCGCCGGCCGGTATGGCGGTTCAGGTGACTGGGACCAGAAACTGCTCGTGTTCGGCGAGGCCGGCGATGTCGGTCACCAGGTATCATTCTGGGTCAATGTCGGAGGAGGCCACTGGGCAGCCCAGACCACCCCCTTCGCCCAGGGAACCACCCGGCAGCTGGACCTGACCGTAACCTACGCCACACCGACTCCGACCCCGACCCCGACACCAACTCCGACGCCAACAATTATTCCTACACCAACCCCGACACCTGCCCCGACACCTGCCCCGACAATCACCAGGATAGCAACGGGCGGGGACGTCTTTATTGGTGAGGAAGGACTGGACATCCGCACTCCAATGGGGGGATTCACCCAGGTCGCACACTTCAGAACCGATCCTCTATTCCCGGACAAGATTATCACGATTCCCTCCTCGGCACAGAACAGTTATTTCGTTGACCCCGTTCAGTACGTCGGCTTCGTTGGTAACTGGTACCACTGGGACGGCGGAACTACCCGGGGCCAGGTCGCCTTCAATGTCGTCGATCCATCGATAGCAATTTACGTATGGGACCAGAATACCGGAAAAGACGTCAGCGGGAAATCAATCCCGGTTGGGAATTTCGGTAACTTCAGGATCGAGACCAACCTCTACACTATCACCAGCAGGCCGGGATATGGCGGTCAGGGTTTCATGACCATCAAGGTGCAGAGCCCTGATGGTGCTGTTTATACTGCTCTCTACCAGTCCGCTACCCAGAGCATCGGGCTGACCAGCCTTGCAGTAAATGAACCGATCTGGTACTGGGTAGTCCAGAACAATCCCACCAAAGGGTGGAACACCGGGTATAAAGATTCGTCGAATGCCCGTGTGTACCAGAGCGGCCAGTACAGGGTCTGGGCAGAATCCAACGTCAATGGGATAAAAGACAACTACAAGGATGCCGCCGGGCAGAACTATATCGGAAAGACAGTAAGTGTCACAAAGACGGTGAAACTCGAGTCAAAGCCGCTTATACTCACCGTCAACAAGCCCTCCCTTATCCGGGGAGACGCGTTCTCGGTCACCGTGAGTGGCGATCCCGACACGGATTATGTGGTCTGGATACGGTATGACTGCATCAGGATGTCAGGAGAGGAATGCGACCAGCCACCGACCATTGCATATAACCAGGAAGGTGTGTTCCGCGATTCATCACTGCAGTTCGTCTGTTTCGAATGTGACGGATGCATCAAGCACATCTATGATGTAGGCGCCGATAAGCCCGACCCGAAAGACTACTTTGTCAGGGTTCGGACCGATGCGGAAGGCATGAGGACCATAGATTTCCTTACCAACATTGACACGGCACCGGACAAGACCTACACCATTGCCGGGTTGCTCATAACTCCGGAGATCTTCACCAAACCCCAAATCCCAATCGAGACCTCTGTTACTGTATACAGGGGACAGGTTACCTTCAACCTGTATGCGTATGGATCACCGACCACCAGCACGTACCTTGGCGACAAGATCTGGATCCGCGGGACCAGTACCGATCCCAGCGGTTATGTCTACCTCCTGATGAGTGGACCCTGCCAGGACTGCGTCGGCGGTAACCTGCAGGGAAACACTGTCCGGAACAATATCCCATCAACATTCACGGTAGTCCCGGTCAATTCCGACAACACCTGGGAGTATCTCTGGGACACGAGCAATATCCAGATCGACCTCGGGGACTACACCATCTATGCCGCCAGCAAACCAAACGATGTCCCCTTGCTGGAAGGGATCCCCTGCCACGAGTGTGACCCGGTTGGACATTCCTGCGCAGCATGGGCAAAGAAGCCGCTGAAGTTCCTTGACCCGGATATTAGCGCCGATGTTCACCCCAAGGTGCTCAAGATCATCTGCTGCTCTCCGCCATCCATTACCGTATCCGGCCAGGCAACCGGCATCCGGAAGGATTCCTGCCTGGAGTGCGGACCGGATTGTGCCGAGGTCGCCTTCTGGGTGTTTGGCGAGGACAAGGTCGCAGGCCACAAGTACATCTTTGGTATCGTCGATGTCGATTGCCCCGGAGGGACCTTCTCGTTCAACCTGGCCAAATACTTCAACACTCTCATGCTTGAGCCGGGCACATACACCGTGATTGTCCAGCACCCCATGTACAACCACAAGCTGGACATCATCCCCGACAAGTGGCTGAACTCGTGGTGGTGCCCGCATTGCGGGTACGACTGCGGTTGCGGTGATTGCGACTGTAGCATATGCAACCGCTACCATTACTCGGATTGCTGTGACGAGTGCTGCAGCAATGGCCTCTGGACGTGCTGTGGTGTTTACACCTACGACTCCAACAAGGAGTATGTGATCAGTGCAAGCCCGGTCCGGTGGAGCAAGCTCTTCGTGATCGATGGACCTGACCGGAAAGCCGGGACTGCTGCGTCCCAGGCCCTGATCCAGGGGTTCAACGACCCGAACATCGATGACAAGATCAAAGTCCTCACCTTCAAGGTCGAGAGCAACACCGCGGTGCAGGCGGACTTCTCCGGGAGTCCGACATCCGGCCCCGCACCGCTGACCGTCCAGTTCACCGACATCTCGACAGGGGCCCCGACATCATGGTCGTGGAGCTTCGGTGACGGAGTGGCCTCAAGTGAGAAGAACCCGTCACATACCTACCTGAGCCCCGGGAATTACTCCGTGACCCTGACCGTGTCAAACGCCTACGGCTCCTCGTCAGCAACCAAGCAGAACTATATCACCGTGACCGGGGTCGGGCCGACTCCGACGCCAACTCCCACCCCGGTCCCGGGTTCTGACAGGATCTCCCTGAAGGGCGGATGGAACTTTATCTCGACACCAAGGACCCTGGCTGACGGGTGCAACACCGCCGGTGCCGTGTTTGCAGGAGTGGACACCGCCGGCCGGTCGGTCTTCCTCTACGATGCCCAGACCGGCATTTGGGAGGCGATGACCGCATCGAGCCCGGTCAGGCCCCTGGACGGTATCTGGATCTACTCTGTCGGAGCAAAGGATGTACCTCTCACCTTCAAGAGCGGTGGAGCATCGACACCTCCCACCAAGAATGTCTACCTCGGGTGGAACGCGATCGGCTTCTCGGATGTGATCCCCCGGTCGGCACAGGTAACCCTTGGTACGGTAGATGATCATCCGTTTAAGAAGTGGGTTCAGGTCATCGGATGGAATGCCCCTGCACAGTCCTACGAGAGTCCGATATTCAACTACTATCCACACTGGACTGAGCAGATGCAGCCGACCAAGGGCTACTGGATGTTCATGAACGGCGACCGGGCCTACTACCCATGGATCCTTGCGTCGTTAAGTTCATAA
- a CDS encoding ribosome biogenesis/translation initiation ATPase RLI: MRIAVVHKDRCHPRKCGTECILYCPRVRTGDETVVIGEDGKAVISEELCVGCGICIKKCPFEAIDIVSLPEELEQPTHRYGVNGFALYGLPIPVEGKVTGILGANGIGKSTAVKILSGQMTPNLGMFERTAGWEEVLRQYAGTELFEYLLTISTKKLKVAVKPQYIDYIPRVFSGTPGELLASTDERGRLGDYIAALGLGPVLGSDIATLSGGELQRVAIAACLARDADFYFLDEITPFLDIYQRMAAAQLIRNLAASRPIVIVEHDLAILDMLADTVHVAYGKPAVFGVITQPKGVRVGINQYLEGYLPEENVRFREYPVVFEKRAHEKQARRETLLEFPKMEKRYDRFHLRVGAGDIRAGEVLGLVGANGIGKSTFARLLAGVEEPDGGPVELKARVSYKPQYLKATSSDTVEFFLRQNTRIFDTPVYQHDIIEPLFLAPLLQSPIDTLSGGELQRVAIAACLSRDADLYILDEPSAHLDVEQRVRITRMFRHHADGREAAILVIDHDIYLIDMISERVLVFDGEPGITGEATGPFGMREGMNRFLSRLGVTFRRDRSGRPRINKPGSYLDRDQKASGEFYYYTEDSG; encoded by the coding sequence ATGCGGATAGCGGTCGTCCACAAGGATCGGTGCCACCCGCGGAAATGCGGTACCGAGTGCATCCTCTACTGTCCCAGGGTGCGGACCGGGGACGAGACGGTTGTTATCGGCGAGGACGGAAAAGCGGTGATATCCGAGGAGCTCTGTGTCGGGTGCGGGATATGTATCAAGAAATGCCCGTTTGAGGCAATCGATATCGTCAGCCTTCCTGAAGAGCTCGAGCAGCCGACCCACCGGTACGGGGTGAACGGGTTTGCCCTGTACGGCCTTCCGATCCCGGTCGAGGGGAAGGTGACCGGCATCCTCGGGGCGAACGGGATCGGGAAGAGCACGGCGGTCAAGATCCTGTCCGGCCAGATGACCCCGAACCTCGGGATGTTTGAACGCACGGCCGGGTGGGAAGAGGTGCTCAGGCAGTATGCCGGGACCGAGCTCTTCGAGTACCTGCTTACCATCTCGACCAAAAAGCTGAAGGTGGCGGTCAAGCCCCAGTACATCGATTACATCCCGCGGGTCTTTTCAGGAACCCCGGGCGAGCTCCTCGCATCCACAGACGAACGGGGCAGGCTTGGGGACTACATTGCCGCCCTCGGTCTCGGACCGGTCCTCGGTTCAGATATCGCGACCCTCTCGGGGGGAGAGCTCCAGCGGGTGGCCATCGCCGCCTGCCTTGCCCGCGATGCCGATTTCTATTTCCTCGATGAGATAACGCCGTTTCTCGATATCTACCAGCGGATGGCAGCGGCACAGCTCATCCGGAACCTTGCAGCGTCGCGCCCGATCGTCATCGTTGAACATGACCTGGCGATCCTCGACATGCTGGCAGACACGGTGCATGTTGCATACGGAAAACCGGCGGTGTTCGGGGTTATCACCCAGCCCAAGGGGGTCAGGGTGGGGATCAACCAGTACCTGGAAGGCTACCTCCCGGAAGAGAACGTCAGGTTCCGGGAATACCCGGTGGTTTTTGAGAAACGCGCCCACGAGAAGCAGGCACGACGGGAAACCCTCCTCGAGTTCCCGAAGATGGAGAAGAGGTATGACCGGTTCCACCTCAGGGTCGGGGCCGGGGATATCCGGGCCGGGGAAGTGCTCGGCCTGGTCGGGGCAAACGGGATAGGGAAGAGCACCTTTGCACGGCTGCTCGCCGGCGTTGAAGAGCCGGACGGAGGCCCGGTCGAGTTGAAGGCCCGGGTCTCCTACAAGCCCCAGTACCTCAAGGCCACCTCATCCGATACCGTTGAATTTTTCCTGCGGCAGAATACCCGGATCTTTGACACCCCGGTGTACCAGCACGACATCATCGAGCCGCTTTTCCTGGCCCCTCTCCTCCAGTCCCCGATCGATACCCTCTCGGGGGGAGAGCTCCAGCGGGTGGCCATCGCTGCCTGCCTGTCCCGCGATGCCGACCTCTACATCCTGGACGAGCCGAGCGCCCACCTGGACGTAGAGCAGCGGGTCCGGATAACCAGGATGTTCCGGCACCATGCCGATGGCCGGGAAGCGGCAATCCTCGTCATCGACCACGACATCTACCTCATCGACATGATCAGCGAGCGGGTCCTTGTATTTGACGGTGAACCGGGTATCACAGGTGAAGCGACCGGCCCCTTCGGGATGCGTGAGGGCATGAACCGGTTCCTCTCCCGGCTGGGAGTCACCTTCCGGAGGGACCGGAGCGGGAGGCCGCGGATCAACAAGCCAGGGTCCTACCTCGACCGCGACCAGAAGGCGAGCGGCGAGTTTTATTATTACACCGAGGATTCCGGATAA